In Kineococcus sp. NBC_00420, a single genomic region encodes these proteins:
- a CDS encoding mannitol dehydrogenase family protein: protein MTSTTTALPLTPENLAAIGERVPVPGYDRSQVTPGIVHLGVGGFHRAHQAMYLDRLMNEGKALDWGIRGIGVLPHDRRMKEVMDAQGGLYTLVLKDPDGSREPRVIGSILDFILAPEDTEGAVEAMADPRIRIVSLTVTEGGYNIDAVSGEFVLTEEKVAADLADGAVPQTSFGLVTEALRRRRDRGIPPFTVMSCDNIQGNGHVAHQVFVAFAKAKDAELGTWIDEHVKFPNCMVDRITPGTTDDDRAEVREAFGVEDAWPVVCEPFVQWVLEDDFGLGRPPYEDAGVQVVDDVEPYELMKLRLLNASHQALCYFGYLAGYRLVHEVAQDPLFATFLLGYMEREGSPTLAPVPGIDLDAYRHELVSRFSNGEVRDTVARLCNESSDRIPKWLLPVVRHQIAHGGEFFRAAAVVASWARYAEGVDEQGEQIEVSDRIADRLVATAQRNRTDPTAFIADRALFGDLVDDEAFVAEYTATLASLHAHGARATLEAIVAR, encoded by the coding sequence GTGACCTCCACCACCACCGCACTGCCGCTGACCCCGGAGAACCTCGCCGCCATCGGCGAGCGCGTGCCCGTCCCCGGCTACGACCGGTCGCAGGTGACGCCCGGGATCGTCCACCTGGGGGTCGGTGGTTTCCACCGTGCGCACCAGGCGATGTACCTGGACCGCCTGATGAACGAGGGCAAGGCGCTGGACTGGGGCATCCGCGGCATCGGCGTGCTGCCGCACGACCGGCGGATGAAGGAGGTCATGGACGCCCAGGGGGGCCTGTACACCCTGGTGCTGAAGGACCCCGACGGTTCCCGCGAACCCCGCGTCATCGGTTCCATCCTCGACTTCATCCTCGCCCCCGAGGACACCGAGGGGGCGGTGGAGGCGATGGCCGACCCGCGGATCCGCATCGTCTCCCTCACGGTCACCGAGGGCGGCTACAACATCGACGCGGTCAGCGGCGAGTTCGTGCTCACCGAGGAGAAGGTCGCGGCGGACCTCGCCGACGGCGCCGTCCCGCAGACGTCGTTCGGTCTGGTCACCGAGGCGCTGCGCCGTCGCCGCGACCGCGGGATCCCGCCCTTCACAGTGATGTCCTGCGACAACATCCAGGGCAACGGTCACGTCGCCCACCAGGTGTTCGTGGCGTTCGCGAAGGCCAAGGACGCCGAGCTCGGTACCTGGATCGACGAGCACGTGAAGTTCCCGAACTGCATGGTCGACCGGATCACCCCCGGCACCACCGACGACGACCGCGCCGAGGTGCGCGAGGCGTTCGGCGTCGAGGACGCCTGGCCCGTGGTCTGCGAACCGTTCGTGCAGTGGGTCCTGGAGGACGACTTCGGCCTCGGCCGACCGCCCTACGAGGACGCGGGCGTCCAGGTCGTCGACGACGTCGAGCCCTACGAGCTGATGAAGCTCCGGCTGCTCAACGCCAGCCACCAGGCGCTGTGCTACTTCGGCTACCTCGCCGGCTACCGGCTGGTCCACGAGGTCGCCCAGGACCCGCTGTTCGCGACGTTCCTGCTCGGGTACATGGAACGCGAAGGGTCCCCGACCCTGGCCCCCGTCCCCGGGATCGACCTGGACGCCTACCGTCACGAACTCGTCAGCCGGTTCTCCAACGGCGAGGTCCGCGACACCGTGGCGCGGCTGTGCAACGAGAGCTCCGACCGCATCCCGAAGTGGTTGCTGCCGGTCGTCCGGCACCAGATCGCGCACGGCGGCGAGTTCTTCCGCGCCGCCGCCGTCGTGGCCAGCTGGGCCCGCTACGCCGAGGGGGTCGACGAGCAGGGCGAGCAGATCGAGGTGTCGGACCGCATCGCGGACCGCCTCGTGGCGACGGCCCAGCGCAACCGCACCGACCCGACGGCCTTCATCGCCGACCGGGCCCTCTTCGGCGACCTCGTCGACGACGAGGCGTTCGTCGCGGAGTACACCGCCACGCTGGCCTCGTTGCACGCCCACGGCGCCCGCGCGACCCTCGAGGCGATCGTCGCCCGCTGA
- a CDS encoding aldo/keto reductase, whose product MDYVKLGHTGLEVSRLVLGCMSYGDPARGNHGWTLPAEESAPFLHRALDAGVNFFDTANVYSDGSSEEILGDVLLKAARREDLVIATKVHGRMRPGPNGAGLSRNAILTEIDNSLRRLGTDYVDLYQIHRFDPTVPLEETLQALHDVVAAGKVRYLGASSMWAWQFSKALHLQDLNGWTRFSTMQDHYNLLYREEEREMLPLCADEGVGVIPWSPLARGKLTRDWDATTNRSEKDEFGKTLYRDSDADVVAAVARVAERRGVSRAQVALAWVAQNPVVVAPIVGATKPQHLEDALAAIELELTADEVAELEAPYEPHEVAGF is encoded by the coding sequence ATGGACTACGTGAAACTCGGTCACACCGGCCTCGAGGTCTCCCGGCTCGTCCTCGGGTGCATGAGCTACGGCGACCCGGCCCGGGGCAACCACGGGTGGACGCTGCCCGCGGAGGAGAGCGCCCCCTTCCTGCACCGCGCGCTCGACGCCGGCGTCAACTTCTTCGACACGGCCAACGTCTACTCCGACGGTTCCAGCGAGGAGATCCTGGGCGACGTCCTGCTCAAGGCCGCGCGCCGCGAGGACCTCGTCATCGCCACCAAGGTCCACGGCCGCATGCGCCCGGGACCCAACGGTGCGGGGCTCTCCCGGAACGCGATCCTCACCGAGATCGACAACTCGCTGCGCCGCCTCGGGACGGACTACGTCGACCTCTACCAGATCCACCGCTTCGACCCCACCGTCCCGCTCGAGGAGACGCTGCAGGCCCTGCACGACGTGGTCGCGGCCGGGAAGGTCCGCTACCTCGGCGCCAGCTCGATGTGGGCGTGGCAGTTCTCCAAGGCCCTGCACCTGCAGGACCTCAACGGCTGGACCCGGTTCTCGACGATGCAGGACCACTACAACCTCCTCTACCGCGAGGAGGAGCGGGAGATGCTGCCGCTGTGCGCCGACGAGGGCGTCGGGGTCATCCCCTGGAGCCCGCTGGCCCGCGGCAAGCTCACGCGCGACTGGGACGCCACGACGAACCGCTCCGAGAAGGACGAGTTCGGCAAGACCCTCTACCGCGACTCCGACGCCGACGTGGTCGCGGCGGTGGCGCGGGTCGCCGAGCGCCGCGGGGTCTCCCGCGCCCAGGTCGCGCTGGCCTGGGTCGCGCAGAACCCGGTCGTGGTCGCCCCCATCGTCGGCGCCACCAAGCCCCAGCACCTCGAGGACGCCCTCGCGGCGATCGAGCTGGAGCTCACCGCCGACGAGGTCGCCGAGCTCGAGGCCCCCTACGAACCCCACGAGGTCGCCGGCTTCTGA
- a CDS encoding Gfo/Idh/MocA family protein, with protein sequence MPLPQHSRTRFAVIGAGVIARQHGAVLGQLAEEAELVAVVDPVAERAQAFAAEHGGQVHATLAQALAGVPFDVAVVCTPTGTHGELTVQALEAGKHVVVEKPAEISPERIEQMVRARDRAGTLVSVISQHRFDPAAEIVVAAVARGEFGRLTSATASIDWWRGQSYYDSGDWRGTWALDGGGALMNQGVHTVDLLIATMGRPVEVFGWTAVRAHERIEVEDVATGVVRFESGAIATLHGSTAVYPGLSTRLQVHGDRGSAVIEDDRLVYFHATPPGGAPQETLMGARGTGTNQVERFGGPEATAPVTSLPGRMSDAHLAQYRNVLAALRGEAELRVGLEENRLAVAVITGLYESARTSRPVTLAPSLQRTP encoded by the coding sequence ATGCCCCTTCCCCAGCACAGCAGAACCCGTTTCGCCGTCATCGGCGCGGGCGTCATCGCCCGTCAGCACGGCGCCGTCCTCGGCCAGCTGGCCGAGGAGGCCGAACTCGTCGCGGTGGTGGACCCGGTCGCGGAACGTGCCCAGGCCTTCGCCGCGGAGCACGGGGGTCAGGTCCACGCCACGCTGGCGCAGGCCCTGGCGGGCGTGCCCTTCGACGTCGCGGTCGTCTGCACCCCGACCGGTACCCACGGCGAGCTGACCGTGCAGGCGCTGGAGGCCGGCAAGCACGTCGTGGTCGAGAAGCCGGCGGAGATCTCGCCCGAGCGGATCGAGCAGATGGTCCGGGCCCGCGACCGCGCCGGCACCCTGGTCTCGGTCATCTCCCAGCACCGCTTCGACCCGGCGGCGGAGATCGTCGTGGCCGCGGTGGCCCGCGGGGAGTTCGGCCGGCTGACCTCCGCGACCGCCTCGATCGACTGGTGGCGCGGGCAGAGCTACTACGACTCCGGCGACTGGCGCGGCACGTGGGCGCTGGACGGCGGCGGGGCCCTCATGAACCAGGGCGTGCACACCGTCGACCTCCTGATCGCCACGATGGGCCGGCCGGTGGAGGTGTTCGGCTGGACGGCCGTCCGGGCCCACGAGCGCATCGAGGTCGAGGACGTCGCGACGGGTGTCGTGCGCTTCGAATCGGGGGCCATCGCGACCCTGCACGGTTCCACCGCCGTGTACCCGGGCCTGAGCACCCGGTTGCAGGTCCACGGCGACCGCGGCTCGGCCGTGATCGAGGACGACCGTCTCGTCTACTTCCACGCGACGCCGCCCGGTGGAGCACCGCAGGAGACGCTCATGGGCGCCCGCGGCACGGGCACCAACCAGGTCGAGCGCTTCGGTGGACCGGAGGCGACCGCGCCGGTGACCAGCCTCCCCGGCCGGATGTCCGACGCGCACCTGGCCCAGTACCGCAACGTCCTGGCCGCCCTGCGGGGTGAGGCGGAACTGCGGGTCGGCCTGGAGGAGAACCGCCTCGCGGTCGCCGTGATCACCGGCCTCTACGAGTCCGCCCGGACGTCGCGTCCGGTGACGCTGGCCCCCTCCCTGCAGAGAACCCCCTGA
- a CDS encoding sugar phosphate isomerase/epimerase family protein yields MTSGRPGRRVAANPIPYWSQAGKTREVFEQAFRDFQQIGFTAVKADLPAGMSTGEYADWIAGFGLSPSIGLFSSALDETVEMADVLEQARRFGAEQAELGLDRTMLSSMSLPERLERPAVGAGFDQGRLDRAIENAGRVCAVLITEGVRPLHHSHVGGVFETEHEITSLLDDLGPDLIGFGPDTGHLRWAGIDPVALVRRYADRTGGIHLKDLYPDHLDGAGGGGTYREKASSGRLWAEPGRGVLDLGAVLDALPDDYDGDYMIEVDHPSVGSLHESHRISWEWARDHLAAVTVP; encoded by the coding sequence ATGACGTCTGGACGACCCGGCCGCAGGGTCGCGGCGAACCCCATCCCGTACTGGTCGCAGGCCGGGAAGACCCGGGAGGTCTTCGAGCAGGCCTTCCGCGACTTCCAGCAGATCGGTTTCACCGCGGTGAAGGCCGACCTCCCGGCCGGGATGAGCACGGGGGAGTACGCGGACTGGATCGCGGGTTTCGGGCTCAGTCCCTCGATCGGGCTCTTCAGCAGCGCGCTGGACGAGACCGTCGAGATGGCCGACGTGCTCGAGCAGGCCCGGCGCTTCGGCGCCGAACAGGCGGAACTCGGTCTCGACCGCACGATGCTCTCGTCGATGTCCCTGCCCGAACGCCTCGAGCGCCCGGCCGTCGGGGCCGGGTTCGACCAGGGCCGCCTCGACCGGGCGATCGAGAACGCCGGCCGGGTCTGCGCGGTGCTGATCACCGAGGGGGTCCGGCCGCTGCACCACTCCCACGTCGGGGGTGTGTTCGAGACCGAACACGAGATCACCTCCCTGCTGGACGACCTCGGACCCGACCTCATCGGTTTCGGGCCGGACACCGGGCACCTGCGGTGGGCGGGGATCGACCCCGTCGCCCTCGTCCGGCGCTACGCCGACCGCACCGGCGGGATCCACCTCAAGGACCTCTACCCCGACCACCTCGACGGGGCCGGCGGCGGTGGGACGTACCGCGAGAAGGCGAGCAGCGGGCGGTTGTGGGCGGAACCCGGACGGGGCGTGCTCGACCTCGGGGCGGTGCTCGACGCCCTCCCCGACGACTACGACGGGGACTACATGATCGAGGTCGACCACCCGAGCGTGGGTTCCCTCCACGAGTCCCACCGGATCTCGTGGGAGTGGGCGCGGGACCACCTCGCCGCGGTGACCGTTCCGTGA
- a CDS encoding ABC transporter permease subunit: MRQNSSGEKSSVAAAAGNLSVGSAPAKPPRRGSRAPRAPRRRWSRDRLLLVALGLPGAIALVAFQYLPLLGNVIAWKDYQPYLSISESDWVGWQNFSFLWDGNPAFRNALWNTIVLTIIQTVLVFPVPLVIALVLNSLSGERLKRILQSILYLPHFLSWVIVVALFQQMLGNAGMLNTFLVQNDFPIINIIGVPELFKALVTSQVIWKDAGWGTIIFLAAISRVDQEQYEAAAVDGANARQRLWYITLPALKGLIILLLILRLGSSLSVGFEQIILQQGPVGLQASEVLDTWVYNNGILGGEWGTSAAAGLIKGLVGVLLVVGANKLAHLFGERGVYEK, from the coding sequence GTGAGACAGAACTCTTCCGGTGAGAAGTCGTCGGTCGCGGCTGCGGCCGGGAACCTCTCCGTCGGCAGCGCCCCGGCGAAACCCCCGCGGCGCGGATCCCGTGCGCCGCGCGCTCCCCGGCGCCGCTGGTCGCGCGACAGGCTGCTCCTCGTCGCACTGGGTCTCCCCGGTGCGATCGCCCTGGTGGCGTTCCAGTACCTTCCCCTCCTGGGCAACGTCATCGCCTGGAAGGACTACCAGCCCTACCTGAGCATCTCCGAGTCGGACTGGGTCGGTTGGCAGAACTTCTCGTTCCTGTGGGACGGGAACCCTGCGTTCCGCAACGCCCTGTGGAACACGATCGTCCTCACGATCATCCAGACGGTGCTGGTCTTCCCGGTCCCCCTGGTGATCGCCCTGGTGCTGAACAGCCTCTCCGGGGAGCGCCTGAAGCGGATCCTGCAGTCGATCCTCTACCTGCCGCACTTCCTGTCCTGGGTGATCGTCGTCGCGCTGTTCCAGCAGATGCTGGGCAACGCGGGCATGCTGAACACCTTCCTCGTGCAGAACGACTTCCCGATCATCAACATCATCGGGGTTCCGGAGTTGTTCAAGGCGCTGGTCACCAGCCAGGTGATCTGGAAGGACGCCGGCTGGGGAACCATCATCTTCCTCGCCGCGATCTCCCGCGTCGACCAGGAGCAGTACGAGGCGGCCGCGGTGGACGGTGCGAACGCACGACAACGCCTCTGGTACATCACGTTGCCGGCCCTCAAGGGGCTGATCATCCTGCTGCTCATCCTCCGCCTGGGCAGCAGCCTCTCGGTGGGGTTCGAGCAGATCATCCTGCAGCAGGGACCGGTCGGTCTGCAGGCCAGTGAGGTCCTGGACACCTGGGTCTACAACAACGGCATCCTCGGCGGTGAGTGGGGAACCTCGGCGGCCGCAGGCCTGATCAAGGGCCTGGTCGGAGTCCTCCTCGTCGTCGGCGCGAACAAGTTGGCTCACCTCTTCGGTGAGAGAGGGGTGTACGAGAAGTGA
- a CDS encoding carbohydrate ABC transporter permease, giving the protein MEKPSVATQALKFVFLAISVALVVIPFWTVIATSLADQKTINDSGGGMVLWPGSGISFDAYTTVLQGGVVTRAVLISIGVTVVGTFLSLAATAGLAYWLSRPGALGAKPVLMLVLGAILFAPGLIPSYLVVKEFHLLDSLWSLVLPVLVNAFNVIVMRAFFQELPKELFESAAIDGVGAATVLLRIVLPLSKAVLAVIGLFYAVAYWNAFFNALLYIQSSEKWPMALVLRTYVVNQTTIGGDAAGEALPPQLPLQMAILVMAIVPILLVYPFIQRHFAKGVLIGAVKG; this is encoded by the coding sequence ATGGAGAAGCCGAGCGTCGCCACCCAGGCCCTGAAGTTCGTCTTCCTGGCCATCTCGGTGGCGCTGGTCGTCATCCCCTTCTGGACGGTGATCGCCACGTCCCTGGCCGACCAGAAGACCATCAACGACTCCGGTGGCGGGATGGTCCTGTGGCCCGGGAGCGGGATCAGCTTCGACGCCTACACCACCGTGCTCCAAGGGGGCGTGGTCACCCGCGCGGTCCTCATCTCCATCGGGGTCACCGTGGTCGGGACGTTCCTGTCGCTGGCCGCGACCGCGGGTCTCGCCTACTGGCTGTCCCGGCCGGGTGCCCTGGGCGCCAAACCGGTGCTCATGCTGGTGCTGGGCGCGATCCTCTTCGCCCCGGGGCTCATCCCGAGCTACCTGGTGGTCAAGGAGTTCCACCTGCTGGACTCCCTGTGGTCGCTGGTCCTTCCGGTGCTCGTCAACGCCTTCAACGTCATCGTCATGCGCGCGTTCTTCCAGGAACTGCCCAAGGAGCTCTTCGAGTCGGCCGCCATCGACGGGGTCGGAGCCGCGACGGTCCTGCTGCGCATCGTGCTGCCGCTGTCCAAGGCGGTGCTGGCCGTCATCGGGCTCTTCTACGCGGTCGCCTACTGGAACGCGTTCTTCAACGCCCTGCTCTACATCCAGTCCAGCGAGAAGTGGCCGATGGCCCTGGTGCTGCGGACCTACGTGGTCAACCAGACGACGATCGGCGGCGACGCCGCAGGCGAGGCCCTGCCCCCGCAGCTGCCGCTGCAGATGGCCATCCTGGTGATGGCCATCGTGCCGATCCTGCTGGTCTACCCCTTCATCCAGAGGCACTTCGCCAAGGGCGTCCTGATCGGCGCAGTCAAGGGCTGA
- a CDS encoding Hsp20/alpha crystallin family protein yields MNTLSVWRRSPFETQAQFDALVRNSFGTPTGFVPAVEVGRDGDDAVVKLELPGIAEENLLEDVTVEVEKGELVVRGERKDPREESARRRTEIRYGTFRRSFTLPASVTAESISASYDAGVLTVRVAGAHTTAQPTRIEITTV; encoded by the coding sequence ATGAACACGCTGTCCGTGTGGCGCCGCAGCCCCTTCGAGACCCAGGCCCAGTTCGACGCGCTGGTCCGCAACAGCTTCGGGACCCCCACCGGGTTCGTCCCGGCCGTCGAGGTCGGCCGCGACGGGGACGACGCCGTCGTGAAGCTGGAACTCCCCGGCATCGCCGAGGAGAACCTCCTGGAGGACGTCACCGTCGAGGTCGAGAAGGGCGAGCTCGTCGTCCGCGGTGAACGCAAGGACCCCCGCGAGGAATCCGCGCGCCGCCGCACCGAGATCCGCTACGGCACCTTCCGCCGCAGCTTCACGCTGCCGGCCTCCGTCACCGCGGAGTCGATCAGCGCGAGCTACGACGCGGGTGTCCTGACCGTCCGCGTCGCCGGGGCGCACACCACCGCGCAGCCGACCCGGATCGAGATCACCACCGTCTGA
- a CDS encoding glycoside hydrolase family 15 protein, producing the protein MTPDEFTKQFPPHVLRDYAVVADGARGAVVGPRGDVVWMCAPNWHDDAVFAALLGGRGAFSVTPSHPFVWGGHYEPATLVFRHHWTSRGDGTIDCRDAMSMPSDPHCAVLLREVVAVEGDGEVDVLFDLRAEFGSKALRNLRRDDSGRWSARSGDLHVRLSGLGSADVEDGMLRAHLRVPAGTSHHLVLEVGTRLREEPPDPVHSWTSTEHTWRSAVPDIPHSVAPEEARHSFALIRGLTSDSGGMVAAATMSLPEHADKGRSYDYRYAWIRDQCYAGLALAECGEPSELYRTLVDFVVRRVLADGPDLVPAYTVLGAPVPDERHTGVPGYPGGWDIAGNHVRGQFQLDAFGEVLQLLASAARFDVLDTDGRRAVGVAVSAIEKRWEEPDAGIWEIEDDWWTHSRLECVAGLKCIAAVSSPGEAARYAALADTILARTSRDCLHPDEGRWQRSPTQPGVDAALLRPVLHGALAVEDPRSRATLAAVRRDLVEDHHVYRYSPDSMPLGTTEGAFLLCGFVVAEALHADGQEVDAFRFFERNRAACGPAALLSEEWDVRERQLRGNFPQAFVHAALLSSSLRLAR; encoded by the coding sequence GTGACGCCCGACGAGTTCACGAAGCAGTTCCCGCCGCACGTCCTGCGCGACTACGCCGTCGTCGCCGACGGCGCCCGCGGCGCGGTCGTCGGCCCACGGGGTGACGTCGTGTGGATGTGCGCCCCGAACTGGCACGACGACGCCGTCTTCGCCGCCCTGCTCGGTGGCCGGGGCGCGTTCTCCGTCACCCCGTCGCACCCCTTCGTCTGGGGCGGTCACTACGAACCGGCGACGCTGGTGTTCCGCCACCACTGGACCTCGCGCGGCGACGGCACGATCGACTGCCGCGACGCCATGTCGATGCCCAGCGACCCCCACTGCGCGGTCCTGCTGCGCGAGGTGGTCGCCGTCGAGGGTGACGGCGAGGTCGACGTCCTCTTCGACCTGCGGGCCGAGTTCGGGTCCAAGGCGCTGCGCAACCTGCGCCGCGACGACTCCGGCCGCTGGAGCGCCCGGTCCGGCGACCTGCACGTGCGGCTGAGCGGGCTGGGTTCCGCCGACGTCGAGGACGGGATGCTGCGGGCGCACCTGCGCGTCCCGGCCGGCACCTCCCACCACCTCGTGCTGGAGGTCGGGACCCGCCTGCGCGAGGAACCCCCGGACCCGGTGCACTCCTGGACCTCCACCGAGCACACCTGGAGGTCGGCGGTGCCCGACATCCCGCACTCGGTCGCACCCGAGGAGGCCCGGCACTCCTTCGCGCTGATCCGTGGGCTGACCTCGGACTCGGGCGGGATGGTCGCCGCCGCGACGATGTCGCTGCCCGAGCACGCCGACAAGGGCCGCAGCTACGACTACCGCTACGCCTGGATCCGCGACCAGTGCTACGCGGGGCTCGCCCTCGCCGAGTGCGGGGAACCGAGCGAGCTGTACCGGACGCTCGTGGACTTCGTGGTCCGACGGGTCCTGGCCGACGGGCCGGACCTGGTGCCCGCCTACACCGTGCTGGGGGCTCCCGTCCCCGACGAACGGCACACCGGTGTCCCCGGCTACCCCGGTGGGTGGGACATCGCGGGCAACCACGTCCGCGGGCAGTTCCAGCTCGACGCGTTCGGCGAGGTGCTGCAACTGCTGGCCTCCGCCGCGCGCTTCGACGTCCTGGACACCGACGGCCGGCGCGCCGTGGGCGTCGCGGTCTCCGCGATCGAGAAGCGCTGGGAGGAACCCGACGCCGGGATCTGGGAGATCGAGGACGACTGGTGGACGCACTCCCGGCTGGAGTGCGTCGCCGGGTTGAAGTGCATCGCGGCGGTGTCCTCGCCCGGCGAGGCGGCGCGCTACGCGGCGCTCGCGGACACGATCCTCGCGCGGACCTCGCGGGACTGCCTGCACCCCGACGAGGGCCGGTGGCAGCGCAGCCCGACCCAGCCCGGGGTCGACGCGGCGTTGCTGCGTCCCGTCCTGCACGGCGCCCTGGCGGTGGAGGACCCGCGGTCGCGGGCGACGCTCGCGGCGGTGCGGCGCGACCTCGTCGAGGACCACCACGTCTACCGCTACTCCCCCGACTCGATGCCGCTGGGCACCACCGAGGGGGCGTTCCTGCTCTGCGGCTTCGTCGTCGCCGAGGCCCTGCACGCCGACGGCCAGGAGGTCGACGCGTTCCGCTTCTTCGAGCGCAACCGGGCCGCGTGCGGTCCGGCGGCGTTGCTGAGCGAGGAGTGGGACGTGCGCGAACGCCAGCTGCGCGGGAACTTCCCCCAGGCGTTCGTGCACGCCGCACTGCTCTCGAGTTCCCTCCGACTGGCGCGCTGA
- a CDS encoding NAD(P)H-quinone oxidoreductase, with protein MRAVIVERPGGPEVLVPTELPDPVAGPGEVVVRVAAAGVNRADVAQRLGHYPSPPGAPENPGLEVSGWIESTGPDVGWSVGEPVCALLGGGGYAERVLVPVGQLLPVPQGVGVVEAAALPEVTCTVWSNVFTLAGLRPGELLLVHGGSSGIGTMAIQLARQVGARVAVTAGSAEKLQQCAELGAQVLVNYHDDDFVEAVRAFEPAGADVVLDLVGAPYLARNLDVLATSGRLVVIATQGGTHAELDLGLLMRKRISLHATGLRYRDADDKATIVASVRDHVWPLIADGGVRPVVHETFPLAEAARAHEVMEGSSHVGKLLLTTGAQAPR; from the coding sequence GTGCGAGCCGTGATCGTCGAACGTCCCGGGGGACCCGAGGTCCTCGTCCCCACCGAGCTGCCGGACCCGGTGGCGGGACCGGGCGAGGTCGTGGTCCGCGTCGCCGCCGCGGGGGTCAACCGGGCCGACGTCGCGCAACGCCTCGGCCACTACCCCTCGCCCCCCGGTGCACCCGAGAACCCGGGCCTGGAGGTCTCCGGCTGGATCGAGTCGACCGGGCCCGACGTCGGGTGGTCGGTGGGTGAACCCGTCTGCGCGCTGCTGGGTGGCGGTGGCTACGCCGAACGCGTCCTCGTCCCCGTCGGGCAGTTGCTGCCCGTCCCCCAGGGCGTCGGCGTGGTCGAGGCCGCGGCGCTGCCCGAGGTCACCTGCACGGTCTGGTCGAACGTCTTCACCCTCGCCGGGCTGCGTCCCGGCGAGCTCCTGCTCGTCCACGGCGGGTCCAGCGGGATCGGGACGATGGCCATCCAGCTGGCCCGTCAGGTCGGGGCCCGGGTGGCCGTCACCGCGGGGTCGGCGGAGAAGCTGCAGCAGTGCGCCGAACTCGGCGCGCAGGTGCTGGTGAACTACCACGACGACGACTTCGTCGAGGCGGTCCGCGCGTTCGAACCGGCCGGCGCCGACGTCGTGCTCGACCTCGTCGGCGCGCCGTACCTGGCCCGCAACCTCGACGTGCTGGCGACCAGCGGTCGCCTCGTGGTGATCGCCACCCAGGGCGGGACCCACGCCGAACTCGACCTGGGGCTCCTCATGCGCAAGCGGATCTCCCTGCACGCCACCGGACTGCGCTACCGCGACGCCGACGACAAGGCGACGATCGTGGCCAGCGTCCGCGACCACGTGTGGCCGCTGATCGCCGACGGCGGGGTGCGTCCCGTTGTGCACGAGACGTTCCCGCTGGCCGAGGCCGCGCGCGCCCACGAGGTCATGGAGGGTTCCTCCCACGTCGGGAAGCTCCTGCTCACGACGGGGGCGCAGGCGCCCCGGTGA
- the mobA gene encoding molybdenum cofactor guanylyltransferase: MQGVVVVVVAGGGSTRWAARTGPGADKLAAPLGPGTVLQHLLRELAGHDVVIVGPGGVLERPTGGGPLAGFAAGLAASTAPVLVLLGGDQPFAASAVPRLLAALAADPDLDAVVGVDEDGRRQPLLSAHRRTGAQRVLDGLPAIAGQPLRELFRGRVGEVAVSGREALDVDVPQDLDRARSLLADGNGDGDPEAGEPGPT, from the coding sequence GTGCAGGGTGTCGTCGTCGTGGTCGTGGCGGGCGGTGGGAGCACCCGCTGGGCCGCCCGCACGGGACCGGGGGCGGACAAGCTCGCCGCACCCCTGGGTCCCGGGACGGTCCTGCAGCACCTGCTGCGCGAGTTGGCCGGTCACGACGTGGTCATCGTCGGACCGGGCGGGGTTCTGGAGCGCCCGACCGGGGGAGGTCCGCTCGCCGGGTTCGCCGCGGGCCTCGCCGCGAGCACCGCGCCCGTGCTGGTGCTGCTGGGCGGGGACCAGCCCTTCGCCGCGAGCGCCGTGCCCCGTCTCCTCGCCGCCCTCGCCGCGGACCCGGACCTGGACGCCGTCGTCGGGGTCGACGAGGACGGCCGGCGTCAGCCGCTGCTCTCCGCGCACCGGCGCACCGGCGCCCAGCGGGTCCTCGACGGGTTGCCGGCGATCGCGGGCCAGCCGTTGCGGGAACTGTTCCGCGGCCGGGTCGGGGAGGTCGCGGTCAGCGGGCGGGAGGCGCTGGACGTCGACGTGCCGCAGGACCTCGACCGGGCCCGGAGCCTGCTGGCGGACGGGAACGGGGACGGGGATCCGGAGGCGGGTGAGCCGGGCCCGACGTAG